The following is a genomic window from Helicobacter sp. NHP19-003.
ATCGGGGGCTGGCCTTGCTCAACACCCACGCCTTCACCAACGACTATTGCCAAATCCGCCCTGAGAGCTTCTACCACGCCCGCATTTACAAACGCTACGCCCAAGACCTCTTGCAGACCAAAAGCACCACGCTCGGACTCCAAGTGTACTATCCCAAAGTGAGCGATGACAACGCCTTTGAAGTGCAGACCTTGCTAGAACACCACACCTACCCCCCCGAGAAAGAAACCAATGCCTATGGCAGACCCTTTTTCAACAGCGCGGGGGTGTTTGTGGGCATGGCGATCAACCCAAGTGCCACTGCCCCAAGCCACAGTGTCCACGACTTTTTACGCAACCTCAAGCATAGAAATTTATTTTAAAAACACAAATATAGGGATTAGTATATTTTATAGGCTATTTTGTCTAATAAAATAGTTATTGTTCCTCTTTTAACTCTACTACAACACATTGTGTTTAGAATAGTAATCCTAACAGATTTTTATGCAAGACTTTAAGTATATTTTTAAGCCATAAGAGAATACAATGCTACTTTATCCTCATGGAAAGGTGTTTATGAAACAAAAGTTATTCAAAACAATGGTTGCAGGTTTATGTTATTTTCTTGGAGGTTGTGGCGAAAGTGAAAATGAAAATGTCAGTGTGGATCAATACCTCCCCAAGGCCGAGCAAGCCTATAGGGACAAGGATTACAAAGTTGCGCTCAAGTATTTTAACAAGGCAGTGGGGCTGGGTGATGCCCACGCTTACGGCGGTTTAGGGGTGTTGTACCACAATGGGTATGGGGTGCGTAAAGATTACTCCAAGGCTTTAGACTACTTTGCCAAAGCCGCCCAAATGGGAGATGCGGGGGCTGTACAGAATATAGGGTGCATGTATTATTGGGGGCTGGGCGTGGACCCAGATCGCGCAAGGGCTAGGGAGTACTTTAAGAAAAGCAGGCAAATGGGGCTTAGGGTGATGGGTCTTTGCGACACAGATGCGCAAATGTTCCCCAAAGTGCAACAAATGCAAATCAAACAGACTTTTTAGTTTAAAACTCTTTGGCAAAAAATCCCCCTCGTTTTTAGCAGATGGGATGGATGCCTTTAGGGCGTGGTGCGGTGTCCGCATAGGGGGCTGATCACCCCTTTAATTAAGCCAAAACTCGCTCCCAAAAATAAATAGATGTCTGCCATGCCCACATACAAAATGGGTTCTCTTATGAGGGCTTGTGTGGCAAGTGCCCCCAAAAACAGCCAGCCTAACATGCGATCTAAGCAAAAAGCGATGAGGGCAAAGACACCTAAACTAGGTAGAGCGTAATCGCCATAAACAAAACTAAAAGGCAAGAGCCCTAAGGTGTCCATGAACACAAATAAGGAAAAAAGGGCTAAAAAGGCACAGGCTCTTTTAGATAAAAATGGCGTTTGTGTGCATTGAGCCAACAACGCCCCCACACTTAAAAGCACGCTAAAAGAACTTGGTGCTCCAAATAACCCTACAAAGACGCTGCTTAGGCTAAACCCACAAATGGGTACGATTAAAAGGATAAAGCCACAAATCCCCCAAAGGGCGTTAAAACCCACAAACACCCACACCCCCACACAAAAAGCCAAAAACAAGGCATCCACTACAGACTCTTCAAGTACGAGAGATTCAACACCAAGTGTGCAATTACCTTGCGCTCTTTGGTGTAAAGGACATGGATTTGGTTGTGGAAGATCAACACAGAGGGGTAGCTCACCTCCCCCCTAAGGCTTGTGTCCAAAATCTTTAAAGGCACAAACGCCCCACTTTTGGCATCAAAGCGGGCTAAACGCAAGGCACTTCTTGCACTTGGATTGTTTGGCAAGGCTTGGTTATAAATGAGATACAGCACCCCATTGGCGTTAAACAGGGCGTTTGCGCTGTCGTAATTGTTGAGGTTGCTGAGGGCGGGCTTTTGCCAATGCCAAAAGTTTAAACAGCTTTGTGTGTAAAAATGCGTGGTTTTATAACTTCTAAAAACCGCAAAGGCGCAATTTTTATACGGGACAAGACTAGGTTGTAATTGTTGTTTTAGGTAGTTGGTCTTGACTAAAAATTGCAAATGCGCTTCTTTGTCAAACTTTAAAAACACGGGGGATTTGTTGGCTAATTCGTGGTAAATGGGGAGGATAAAGCCCCCATCTGTAGTCGAGGTGGGGGCGTTTCTCACTAGATGGCTGATGTTTAAAAAGGGGCTTAGGTGCAGAGTTTGTGCGTAGTGTAGGGCTTTGGGGTTGCTTAAGGGGGCACTCAACACATAGATTTTAGAAGTCGCCCATCCACCTAAACTGGCCCCCACCACAAATAAATAAAGTCGATTTCTATGTGTCAAAAGCACGGGGTTGCCTAGGATTTTTACAAATTCTTGGGCTTGTTGGCTTAAATCATAGGCAGATAAAAGCTTAAACGCCTTGCTCCATTGTTTCTCTTTGTCCGTGTAAAAATTGCCCCAAATGTTGACATCGCTTTGGGCTTCCTTGCTCCCGCCAAAGTAAGCGGCTAGCATTGTGTGGCCGTCTAGAGCGGTTAAACTCGCTGAATGCACACTTTTAACAGGCGGCGGTGGCAAGCTTAGGGCACTAAAAAGAGGTTTGCTTTCCGTGAGCGTGGGGGATTTTACTAAGTTTATGCAGGGCTTTGTGGGCTTTAAAAGCATGATCACTCCAAAAAGGGCTAAGACAAAAGCCAAAAATTGCATCGTGCTCCTTTTTAAATCAAAGGTTGTAGTTTCTCACAAAATAGCTTAAGGTGTAGGGTGTTTTAATCGCCACAACCAACCCATTTTCTATGTGTTTTAAGGCGATTTTAAAAGGTTTTGTTTTCTAAATTTTTGCTTGAATTATATCCTTACACGCCTTTAATCTTTGATCCCACAACGCCTTAATTCTCTCAATCTGTTGTTTCTCCAAAGCCCGTATAAAGTGTTCCATTAAGTCGTAGGCGATTGCGCCATCTTTGTGGGTGGGGAGTTTAAGGGCTATGTTCTCTAAAAGGGATTGTTTAAAAGAAGCGCTGCCCCAGCTAAAAGAGCTAAAGGCTTTACGCATGCTTGCAATGAAAAATAACGCTCTATGGCGTTCTAGCCTGCCCTCTTTTAGGGTGGGCGATGAAAACATGCAACCCCTAGCCATCTGACCTTAAGCCGTTTGGGGCACATCGGGGGCTTATGTTATACTCAGGAGTTTATGGACTCTAAAAGGATTGGCATGCGCGTTGGTGTTAAGCTGTGGGTGGTTTTTATGTGTGTGGTGCTGCCTTTATTTGCAGAAAAAAACGGGTTTTTTGTCGGTGGGGGGTTTGTCTATAACTACTTTAGCCATACCTTAAACTTCACCATCCCCATTGACGGCACACACACCTTAGAGCCTGTGGCTGACCAGAGCACTTCACACAGCCAGCAGCACAGCGGGGCGCTCTATGGGGGAGAGATTGTGCTGGGCTACAAGCAATTCTTTGGCAAGCCCAAACTTTTTGGTTTGCGTTACTTTGCCTTTGCCAATGGCATGGGTGGGGGGTATAACTATTTGGGTTTTGGGCGCAAAGGGCAGAACATCAGCGCCACGCAAAACGCCGCTACATTTTTCTATGGGGCGGGGATCGACTTGCTGTCTAATTTTTTCAATCGGGGCGATCACAGCTTGGGGCTGTTTGTGGGGGCGATGATCGGGGGGCAAAGCTGGCTTTTAGGCAAAGCTTACGCCAGCGATAAAAGTTGCCAAACCCAAATCCCCACACAGCCTAAAGATTGCGTCAGTGCGGACGCGGTGTGGAAAAACAACGCCTCGATCGCGAGTTCTATGGGCAATGAGGCTAAGTTTTATGAAATGCCTAGTTTTCAAGTGGCGGTGCAAGGAGGCTTTAGGGCGCAACTCTCTAAGCACCAAAGCTTTGAAGTGGGGGTGCGCTTCCCCTTTTTAGAACACACCTATTACACCGAGAAAGACAAAAACAAATGGGGCATTTATGGCAAAGGCGGCAAGGCGCGTATTTTTTTGAAACGGGGGATCGCCCTTTTTGCGCATTATTTTTACACTTTCTAGGCGCGATTTACTCCCTTGTGCTAGACTTTGCTCTTTGCTAAGGGGACAGATGGAACAATTAAAAGCTTTGCTGTGGGGGTTGGTGGCGATCGTGGGGGCAATTGCTTTAGGAATGCTAGCCCTGCATAAGGGCGAGAGCATCAACACGCTTTGGCTGGTGTGTGCGGCGGTGTGTATTTACAGCTTGGGGTACCGCTTTTACAGCCATTTTGTAGCGTATAGGGTCTTGTGCCTCAATGATAACCGCGCCACGCCCGCTTGTGTGATCAACGATGGACGCGACTTCGTCCCCACACACAAGGCGATCACCTTCGGGCACCACTTTGCCGCCATTGCGGGCGCAGGGCCTCTAGTGGGCCCCATTTTAGCCGCCCAAATGGGTTATTTGCCCTCAATTTTGTGGATTTTAATCGGCAGTGTGCTGGGCGGATGCGTGCATGACTTCATTGTGCTCTTTTGCTCCATGCGCCGCAATGGGCGTTCTTTGGGCGAAATGATTAAAGATGAAATGGGGTCTTTTGTGGGCTGGTTTGCCATGCTGGGGACTTTGGGGATCATGGTCATCATCATCGCCATTTTGGCCATGGTGGTGGTCAAAGCTTTAGCCCACTCGCCCTGGGGACTCTTTACGATCGCTTGCACGATCCCCATTGCCATTTTTATGGGGCTTTACATGCGTTTTTTACGCCCCAAAGTGCTCGAAAGCTCGCTCATCGGCTTTGCGCTCTTGCTCTTGGCGATTTATTATGGCAAGGTGGTGGCCAATGACCCCACTCTTGCCTCTTACTTCACCCTTCAGGCCAGCTCTTTGGCGTGGATCATCATCGCCTACGGCTTTGTCGCCTCCATCTTGCCCGTGTGGTTCTTGCTCGCACCCAGAGATTATTTAAGCACCTTTTTAAAAATCGGGGTGGTGCTGGTTTTGGCTTTAGCCCTTGTCTTTGTCGCCCCGCCCATGCACTTGCCTAGACTGACGCATTTTATCGATGGGAGTGGGCCTGTCTTTGCCGGTGCGCTCTTTCCCTTTTTATTCATCACCATCGCCTGTGGGACGATCAGCGGTTTTCACGCCTTGATTTCTTCAGGCACCACGCCTAAGATCATCGCCAAAGAAAGCCATGCCCGTTTGGTGGGCTATGGCTCTATGCTCATGGAATCTGTGGTCGCTTTAATGGCGCTGTTGATGGCGGGCATTTTACACCCGGGGCTGTATTTTGCGATCAACGCCCCCCAAAGTGCGCTAGGCACGGACATCGCCACAGCTGTGCAGGCCATCAATTCTTGGGGCTTTAAAATCACACCCCAAGAGATTACAGACATCACGAAACACATAGGCGAGCAGAGCATTTTAAGCCGCACGGGGGGCGCGCCCACTTTTGCCATCGGACTTAGTTTACTCGTGTATAAGGTCGTGGGGCACCCTAGCGTGATGGCGTTTTGGTACCACTTTGCGATCCTCTTTGAAGCTTTGTTCATTTTAACCGCCGTGGATGCAGGCACCCGCACCGCCCGTTTCATGATCCAAGACATCTTAGGGCATGTCTATCAACCCCTTGGCAACACCAATTCCTACGCGGCTGGCATTGTGGCAACTTTATTGGCGGTCGGGTTTTGGGGGTATTTCTTGTATCAGGGCACGATCGATCCTAAAGGGGGGATTTACACTTTATGGCCGCTCTTTGGCGTGAGTAACCAAATGCTCGCCGGCATGGCGCTCTTGCTTGGCACCACGGTTTTATTTAAAATGGGACGCTTTAGACACGCTTTGGTGAGCGCGATCCCGGCGTTTTTTATTTTATCCATCACCTTTTACAGCGGGGTTTTAAAGGTACTGCCTAAAGGCGCAGACCCTATTTTAAACAAAGTGTCGCATGTCGCCACCGCCCAAATTTTAAGCGAAAAACTCGCCCACGCCACAGACCCTAAGCAAATAAGCCTGCTCAAGCAAGCCATCTTTAACCACAGCATCGATGCCATGCTTTGCGTGTTTTTCATGCTTGTGGCGTTTTTTGTGTTGGTGGCGAGTGTGCGTATTTGTGTGCGTGCCTACAAGGGGCAGGTACAACCGCCTTTAGCCGAAAGCGCGTTTGTGGCTGTGTCTTAATGCTAGGCATGTTAAAATGCGCTAAAAA
Proteins encoded in this region:
- a CDS encoding restriction endonuclease subunit S, giving the protein MFSSPTLKEGRLERHRALFFIASMRKAFSSFSWGSASFKQSLLENIALKLPTHKDGAIAYDLMEHFIRALEKQQIERIKALWDQRLKACKDIIQAKI
- a CDS encoding sialidase family protein, whose translation is MQFLAFVLALFGVIMLLKPTKPCINLVKSPTLTESKPLFSALSLPPPPVKSVHSASLTALDGHTMLAAYFGGSKEAQSDVNIWGNFYTDKEKQWSKAFKLLSAYDLSQQAQEFVKILGNPVLLTHRNRLYLFVVGASLGGWATSKIYVLSAPLSNPKALHYAQTLHLSPFLNISHLVRNAPTSTTDGGFILPIYHELANKSPVFLKFDKEAHLQFLVKTNYLKQQLQPSLVPYKNCAFAVFRSYKTTHFYTQSCLNFWHWQKPALSNLNNYDSANALFNANGVLYLIYNQALPNNPSARSALRLARFDAKSGAFVPLKILDTSLRGEVSYPSVLIFHNQIHVLYTKERKVIAHLVLNLSYLKSL
- a CDS encoding outer membrane protein, with amino-acid sequence MRVGVKLWVVFMCVVLPLFAEKNGFFVGGGFVYNYFSHTLNFTIPIDGTHTLEPVADQSTSHSQQHSGALYGGEIVLGYKQFFGKPKLFGLRYFAFANGMGGGYNYLGFGRKGQNISATQNAATFFYGAGIDLLSNFFNRGDHSLGLFVGAMIGGQSWLLGKAYASDKSCQTQIPTQPKDCVSADAVWKNNASIASSMGNEAKFYEMPSFQVAVQGGFRAQLSKHQSFEVGVRFPFLEHTYYTEKDKNKWGIYGKGGKARIFLKRGIALFAHYFYTF
- a CDS encoding tetratricopeptide repeat protein; amino-acid sequence: MKQKLFKTMVAGLCYFLGGCGESENENVSVDQYLPKAEQAYRDKDYKVALKYFNKAVGLGDAHAYGGLGVLYHNGYGVRKDYSKALDYFAKAAQMGDAGAVQNIGCMYYWGLGVDPDRARAREYFKKSRQMGLRVMGLCDTDAQMFPKVQQMQIKQTF
- a CDS encoding carbon starvation CstA family protein, whose amino-acid sequence is MEQLKALLWGLVAIVGAIALGMLALHKGESINTLWLVCAAVCIYSLGYRFYSHFVAYRVLCLNDNRATPACVINDGRDFVPTHKAITFGHHFAAIAGAGPLVGPILAAQMGYLPSILWILIGSVLGGCVHDFIVLFCSMRRNGRSLGEMIKDEMGSFVGWFAMLGTLGIMVIIIAILAMVVVKALAHSPWGLFTIACTIPIAIFMGLYMRFLRPKVLESSLIGFALLLLAIYYGKVVANDPTLASYFTLQASSLAWIIIAYGFVASILPVWFLLAPRDYLSTFLKIGVVLVLALALVFVAPPMHLPRLTHFIDGSGPVFAGALFPFLFITIACGTISGFHALISSGTTPKIIAKESHARLVGYGSMLMESVVALMALLMAGILHPGLYFAINAPQSALGTDIATAVQAINSWGFKITPQEITDITKHIGEQSILSRTGGAPTFAIGLSLLVYKVVGHPSVMAFWYHFAILFEALFILTAVDAGTRTARFMIQDILGHVYQPLGNTNSYAAGIVATLLAVGFWGYFLYQGTIDPKGGIYTLWPLFGVSNQMLAGMALLLGTTVLFKMGRFRHALVSAIPAFFILSITFYSGVLKVLPKGADPILNKVSHVATAQILSEKLAHATDPKQISLLKQAIFNHSIDAMLCVFFMLVAFFVLVASVRICVRAYKGQVQPPLAESAFVAVS